A stretch of the Orcinus orca chromosome 1, mOrcOrc1.1, whole genome shotgun sequence genome encodes the following:
- the PKP1 gene encoding plakophilin-1 isoform X2 yields MYDGLADNYNSCGTTGRSSYYSKFQAGNGAWGYPIYNGTLKREADNRRFSSYSQMETWGRQYPRSSCVPPGAGSDICFMQKMKASRSEPDLYCDPRGTLRKGTLGSKGFKTAQNRYSIYSTCSGQKGAKKYPVRPPSCTSKQDPVYVQPITCTKDQSFSHSRASSKICSEDVECSGLTIPKAVRCLTSPDQKCQAIGAYYIQHTCFQDESAKQQVYQLGGICKLVDLLRSSNQNVQQAAAGALRNLVFRSTTNKLETQRQSGIREAVTLLRSTSCTEIQKQLTGLLWNLSSTDELKEELISEALPVLADRVIIPFSGWCDGNSNVPQKAVDPEVFFNATGCLRNLSSADTGRQAMRNYTGLIDSLMAYIQKCVAAGRCDDKSVENCMCTLHNLCYRLDTEVPTRYRQLEHNARNAYTEKSSTGCFSSKNGRMMNDNYDCPLPEEEPNPKGSSWLYHSNAIRTYLNLMGKSKKDATLEACAGALQNLTASKGLMSSGMSQLIGLKEKGLPHIAKLLQSGNSDVVRSGASLLSNMSRHPALHRVMGNQVFPEVTRLLSSHTGHTSNSEDILSSTCYTVRNLMASQPAMAKQHFSSDMICNVINLCRSSTSPRAAEAARLLLADMWSSRELQGVLRQQGFDRSMLGTLAGASSLRNFSSRF; encoded by the exons ATCTACAATGGGACCCTTAAGCGGGAGGCAGACAACAGGCGCTTCAGCTCCTACAGCCAGATGGAGACCTGGGGCCGGCAGTACCCCCGCAGCAGCTGCGTTCCCCCCGGCGCCGGCAGCGACATCTGCTTCATGCAGAAGATGAAGGCCAGCCGCAGCGAGCCCGACCTCTACTGCGACCCCCGCGGCACCCTGCGCAAGGGCACGCTGGGCAGCAAGGGCTTCAAGACCGCCCAGAACCGCTACAGCATCTATAGCACCTGCAGCGGCCAGAAGGGGGCCAAGAAGTACCCGGTGCGCCCGCCCTCCTGCACCTCCAAGCAGGACCCCGTGTACGTCCAGCCCATCACCTGCACCAAGGACCAGTCCTTCAGCCACTCAAGGGCCAGCTCCAA GATCTGCAGCGAGGACGTTGAGTGCAGCGGGCTGACCATCCCCAAGGCCGTGCGGTGCCTGACCTCCCCGGACCAGAAGTGCCAGGCCATCGGGGCCTATTACATCCAGCACACCTGCTTCCAGGATGAGTCGGCCAAGCAGCAG GTGTACCAGCTGGGCGGCATCTGCAAGCTGGTGGACCTTCTCCGCAGCTCCAACCAGAACGTGCAGCAGGCCGCGGCCGGGGCCCTGCGCAACCTGGTGTTCCGCAGCACCACGAACAAGCTGGAGACTCAGAGGCAGAGCGGCATCCGCGAGGCCGTCACCCTCCTGAGGAGTACCAGCTGCACGGAGATCCAGAAGCAGCTGACCG GACTGCTCTGGAACCTGTCCTCCACCGACGAGCTAAAGGAGGAGCTGATCTCGGAAGCCCTGCCCGTCCTGGCTGACCGGGTCATCATCCCGTTCTCTGGCTGGTGCGATGGCAACAGCAACGTGCCCCAGAAAGCCGTGGACCCTGAGGTCTTCTTCAATGCCACCGGCTGCCTGAG GAACCTGAGCTCCGCAGACACGGGGCGCCAGGCCATGCGCAACTACACGGGTCTCATTGACTCCCTCATGGCCTATATCCAGAAATGTGTGGCAGCCGGCCGCTGTGACGACAAG TCTGTGGAGAACTGCATGTGCACCCTGCACAACCTCTGCTACCGCCTGGACACCGAGGTGCCCACCCGCTACCGCCAGCTGGAGCACAACGCCCGCAATGCCTACACCGAGAAGTCCTCCACCGGCTGCTTCAGCAGCAAGAACGGCAGGATGATG AACGACAACTACGACTGCCCCCTTCCTGAGGAAGAGCCCAACCCCAAGGGCAGCAGCTGGCTGTACCACTCGAACGCCATCCGCACCTACCTGAACCTCATGGGCAAGAGCAAGAAGGACGCCACCCTGGAGGCCTGCGCCGGCGCCCTGCAAAACCTGACCGCCAGCAAGGGGCTG ATGTCCAGCGGCATGAGCCAGCTGATCGGGCTGAAGGAGAAGGGCCTGCCTCACATCGCCAAGCTCCTGCAGTCGGGCAACTCGGACGTGGTGCGGTCCGGAGCGTCCCTCCTGAGCAACATGTCCCGCCACCCCGCGCTGCACCGGGTGATGG ggAACCAGGTGTTCCCGGAGGTGACCAGACTCCTTAGCAGCCATACCGGCCACACCAGCAACTCGGAGGACATCCTGTCCTCGACCTGCTACACCGTGAGGAACCTGATGGCGTCGCAGCCTGCGATGGCCAAGCAGCACTTTTCCAGCGACATGATCTGCAACGTCATCAACCTGTGTCGCAGCAG CACCTCCCCCAGGGCTGCAGAGGCCGCCCGACTCCTCCTGGCTGACATGTGGTCCAGCAGGGAGCTGCAGGGGGTCCTCAGACAG CAAGGTTTCGATAGGAGCATGCTGGGAACCTTAGCTGgggccagcagcctcaggaacttCTCCTCCCGATTCTAA